The proteins below come from a single Triticum aestivum cultivar Chinese Spring chromosome 5D, IWGSC CS RefSeq v2.1, whole genome shotgun sequence genomic window:
- the LOC123121389 gene encoding MND1-interacting protein 1, translating into MAGQPRERGSRAARKGRPVRTPATLLALNPTPDPDLSAQASDDVSPWGRSTADELEDRLLKRLEEAYAAALAGLAELGYAEDSALRAVLRAGHCYGKLDDPVDNIVANARSFLNDPDAPGGAGGFADLRRLEEYSLAGLVCLLQSSRPTISRVEAMWCLLANDLRLEQAINMGASFTDKSPHSGFSTAESDAPSPAAPAPGQRGYCHFHATTATENHMFDPETFMRLAMRAHTDSTRPHTESTAGVVSCVKNTWSRSGGSAAPAPAAPDGQGQPKQSFAMKVSTDDLIESVVMELESLDIDKKDPPAEKPDPKNEMVRDLIKQTREMEEQLKERKEWAQKKAVQAARKLGNDLTELRMLRMEHDDNQRRKNDKQSLEDETMKRLTRLEYELKKKSGQLDRSNASVQKLEMENAEIRAEMEAAKLSASETERQCQILLKKEKKDSKKLELWERQKAKLQEEIAECKAKIAQADKELAGVNKSIRNMEVKIREDTKATEDNLALAEQERGKRESAKADADRRLEEIRRKTEVESQCYKDDLRRLQDQLSRLQKSMGANAPTVPSAYPPAMTDRNAAGAPKQPNQKAPPASNRQQEPIQNTGRRRGCIICKREEACVMLLQCAHQVLCVGCNKQHEEKGAVRCPSCNAKIEERIRVFGASSN; encoded by the exons ATGGCCGGCCAGCCCCGCGAACGCGGGTCCCGCGCCGCGCGCAAGGGCCGCCCCGTCCGCACGCCAGCGACCCTGCTCGCCCTTAACCCCACCCCCGATCCCGATCTGTCCGCGCAGGCCTCTGACGACGTCTCTCCGTGGGGCCGCTCGACGGCGGACGAGCTGGAGGACCGCCTCCTCAAGAGGCTGGAGGAGGCCTACGCGGCGGCGCTGGCCGGCCTCGCTGAGCTCGGCTACGCCGAGGACTCCGCGCTCCGGGCCGTCCTCCGCGCGGGCCACTGCTACGGCAAGCTTGACGACCCTGTCGATAACATCGTCGCCAACGCCCGCTCCTTCCTCAACGATCCAGACGCCCCCGGCGGAGCCGGTGGGTTTGCCGACCTCCGCCGCCTCGAGGAGTACTCCCTAGCGGGCCTCGTCTGCCTCCTTCAGAGCAGCCGCCCCACCATCTCCCGTGTCGAGGCCATGTGGTGCCTCCTCGCCAACGACCTCCGCCTCGAGCAGGCCATCAACATGGGAGCCTCCTTCACCGATAAGTCGCCCCACTCTGGCTTCTCCACCGCCGAGAGTGATGCGCCTTCCCCGGCCGCCCCCGCCCCAGGGCAGCGTGGCTACTGCCACTTCCATGCGACCACGGCCACAGAGAACCACATGTTTGACCCTGAAACATTCATGCGTCTTGCGATGCGCGCCCACACTGACAGCACGCGCCCGCACACCGAGAGCACTGCTGGCGTGGTCTCCTGCGTCAAGAACACATGGTCACGGTCCGGCGGCAGCGCTGCCCCGGCCCCTGCTGCCCCAGATGGGCAGGGGCAGCCCAAGCAGTCATTTGCTATGAAGGTGTCCACCGATGATCTCATCGAGTCTGTGGTGATGGAGCTTGAGTCGCTGGACATTGACAAGAAGGACCCTCCTGCGGAGAAGCCTGATCCCAAGAATGAGATGGTGCGTGACCTCATTAAACAGACGCGGGAGATGGAGGAGCAGCTCAAGGAGCGCAAGGAGTGGGCCCAGAAGAAGGCGGTACAGGCTGCTCGTAAACTTGGCAATGATCTCACTGAGTTGCGCATGCTGCGGATGGAGCATGATGATAACCAGCGGCGGAAGAATGATAAGCAGTCACTTGAGGATGAAACAATGAAGCGCCTCACTCGTCTGGAGTATGAGCTGAAGAAGAAGAGTGGGCAGCTTGACCGGAGTAATGCTAGTGTGCAGAAACTGGAAATGGAGAATGCGGAAATACGTGCTGAGATGGAAGCCGCGAAGCTGAGTGCATCGGAGACTGAACGGCAATGCCAGATACTGCTAAAGAAAGAGAAGAAAGACAGCAAAAAGCTTGAGCTGTGGGAGCGGCAAAAGGCCAAGCTGCAGGAGGAGATCGCTGAATGCAAGGCGAAGATCGCACAGGCAGATAAGGAGCTGGCTGGGGTCAACAAGTCAATAAGAAATATGGAG GTTAAAATAAGAGAAGACACAAAGGCCACAGAAGACAACTTGGCACTTGCAGAACAGGAACGTGGGAAGCGGGAATCTGCGAAAGCTGATGCTGATCGCCGACTTGAAGAAATTCGCCGGAAGACAGAAGTAGAGTCCCAGTGCTACAAAGATGACCTCCGGAGGCTCCAGGATCAGTTATCCCGTCTGCAGAAGTCCATGGGTGCAAATGCGCCGACAGTTCCATCAGCCTATCCTCCGGCTATGACTGACCGCAATGCAGCGGGGGCACCCAAGCAGCCCAACCAGAAGGCACCGCCCGCATCCAACAGGCAGCAGGAGCCTATCCAGAATACAGGCCGCCGCAGAGGCTGCATTATCTGCAAGAGGGAGGAGGCTTGCGTGATGCTGCTGCAGTGTGCTCACCAGGTGCTCTGTGTCGGCTGCAACAAGCAGCATGAGGAGAAAGGCGCAGTTCGCTGCCCCAGCTGCAACGCCAAGATCGAGGAGAGGATCAGGGTTTTCGGTGCCTCCTCCAACTGA